From a region of the Panicum virgatum strain AP13 chromosome 2K, P.virgatum_v5, whole genome shotgun sequence genome:
- the LOC120694655 gene encoding pyrrolidone-carboxylate peptidase-like, whose translation MGSEGPSVVTVHVTGFKKFHGVAENPTEKIVTNLKSFMEKRGLPKNLVLSSCTVLETAGQGALGTLHKVLESAITDRENGSSTQGQVIWIHFGVNSGATRFALENQAVNEATFRCPDELGWKPQRVPIVPSDGSISRTRETTLPVNELTKSLRKIGYDVVPSDDAGRFVCNYVYYHSLLFAEQHGIKSLFVHVPLFLTIDEEVQMHFAASLLELLACSN comes from the exons ATGGGATCAGAAGGACCTTCAGTTGTGACTGTCCATGTTACTGGATTTAAGAAGTTTCATGGGGTTGCTGAGAACCCAACTGAGAAAATTGTGACCAATCTTAAGTCTTTTATGGAAAAGAGAGGGTTGCCAAAAAATCTTGTCCTCAGCAGCTGCACAGTTCTTGAAACAGCTGGGCAGGGTGCACTTGGCACATTACATAAAGTTTTAGAATCTGCTATTACAGACAGAGAGAACGGGTCGTCGACGCAGGGACAAGTAATCTGG ATCCACTTTGGTGTCAACAGTGGCGCAACAAGGTTTGCCCTTGAGAACCAGGCTGTAAATGAAGCCACCTTCCGTTGTCCAGATGAGCTAGGATGGAAACCTCAG AGGGTCCCAATTGTGCCATCTGATGGAAGCATCTCGCGGACGAGAGAG ACTACCCTACCAGTGAACGAATTAACCAAGTCACTCCGGAAGATAGGCTACGACGTGGTGCCTTCGGATGACGCTGGCCGATTCGTGTGCAACTATGTGTACTACCACTCTCTTCTGTTTGCAGAGCAACATGGCATCAAATCGCTGTTCGTGCATGTGCCCCTCTTCTTGACGATCGATGAGGAGGTCCAGATGCACTTTGCTGCTTCCCTTCTCGAACTTCTTGCATGCTCGAACTAG